Proteins encoded in a region of the Cinclus cinclus chromosome 19, bCinCin1.1, whole genome shotgun sequence genome:
- the LOC134051797 gene encoding alpha-1-acid glycoprotein-like: MGTAGLLAALGLAALLPADAVPCGAQRPDSSTASQLLGTWLYVAGAAQFPQHRLEMLLIDRAFLRLEPGASGQELLISHYVAVGDQCFTNNLTYLEITVGNATLVKHAKTQQTEGMLMNVSSENLLLVQYQMQRERTYLGQYLYARNLSISRADREEFEQHAECLGLRAEQIVYAPWKTEVCQVKEAKGSNSPHPEPMAAVTASPAPGTPWPESAGN; this comes from the exons ATGGGCACGGCCGGGCTCCTGGCCGCGCTCGGGCTCGCCGCGCTCCTGCCCGCGGACGCGGTTCCCTGCGGAGCGCAGCGCCCGGACAGCTCCACGGCCTCCCAG ctgctggggacTTGGCTGTAcgtggcaggggctgcccagtTCCCCCAGCACCGCCTGGAGATGCTGCTCATCGACCGCGCCTTCCTGCGCCTGGAGCCCGGGGCCAgcgggcaggagctgctcatcAGCCACTACGTGGCCGT GGGGGACCAGTGTTTTACCAACAACCTCACCTACTTGGAAATCACCGTCGGTAACGCCACGCTGGTGAAGCACG CCAAGACCCAGCAAACTGAGGGGATGCTGATGAACGTGAGCTCTGAAAACCTTTTACTCGTCCAGTACCaaatgcagagggaaaggacataCTTGGGGCAGTATCTCTATG CCCGGAACCTGAGCATCAGCAGAGCTGACCGGGAGGAGTTTGAGCAGCACGCCGAGTGCCtggggctgagggcagagcagATCGTGTATGCGCCATGGAAAACG GAGGTGTGTCAAGTGAAAGAAGCCAAAGGTAGTAACAGTCCACACCCAGAGCCcatggctgcagtcacagcatcACCTGCTCCAGGTACTCCCTGGCCTGAGAGTGCAGGCAACTGA
- the LOC134051824 gene encoding alpha-1-acid glycoprotein 1-like: MLVTLTLFLGLPLALATEPQSCAPLIPVTFDSSTIPQLLGQWFYIAGASRHPPHLAELRAVTFEAFSFSPGNHEDELNITEIIRMNETCVVRNSSKVQVFQQNSTLMHVDNNDVVSMARLIQSDKDLLILNHINIDFPNLSLSARTPSVSKEHMEEFKAHLQCLGFTEEEVFYTSTEHACPLPGGEDNADPQLG; encoded by the exons ATGTTGGTTACCCTCACCCTCTTTCTGGGGCTGCCCCTTGCCCTGGCCACTGAGCCCCAAAGCTGTGCCCCGCTCATCCCAGTCACCTTCGACAGCAGCACCATCCCTCAG ctcctgggacagTGGTTCTACATTGCTGGTGCCTCCAGGCATCCCCCTCACctggcagagctgagagcagTGACGTTTGaggctttttccttctctcctggcAACCATGAGGACGAGCTCAACATCACTGAAATCATAAGAAT GAATGAGACATGTGTGGTGAGGAACTCCAGCAAGGTCCAGGTCTTTCAGCAGAACTCCACTCTGATGCACG TTGATAATAATGACGTGGTTTCCATGGCCAGACTGATCCAAAGTGACAAAGACCTGCTGATCCTGAACCACATCAACATTGACTTCCCAAATCTGAGTCTCTCAG CACGGACACCCAGTGTGAGCAAGGAGCACATGGAGGAGTTCAAAGCtcacctgcagtgcctgggcttCACTGAGGAGGAAGTGTTCTACACTTCCACAGAG CATGCCTGTCCCCTGCCTGGGGGTGAAGACAATGCAGATCCACAGCTGGGGTAA